CGTTGCTGGCAATGCCGGTAATGCCGCGGCCGTTCTCAACGCCGGCAATGATGCCCGCGATGAACGTTCCGTGATGAAGCATTAATTCATCATACCCATAATTCGTATCCGGCCGCACGTCCGGCTGATCATACATAAAATCCCAACCGTTCACGTCGTCAATGAAGCCGTTGTGATCATTGTCAATATTATCCCCTCCGATTTCGTCCGTATTAACCCAAATATTTCTGGCCAAATCCGGATGAGAAGTATCAACGCCCGTATCCAACACGGCCACCACCACCTCGCGACTGCCTTTGGTGATATCCCAGGCCGAGAAAGCATTTATCTTTTCCAAATACCACTGCTTGGCGACCAAAGGATCATAAACCGCCAAATATGCCGTAATCGGAGCGGCCGCCAGCAGACAAATAGTAAAAAATAACAGAAATTTTTTCATAATTTTTGTTTTTGCGACTAATTAAATTGCTGTTTTAATTATACAATAATCAACCGAATTGCCAAAACGCAAAGTGAACAACTTCTTTAATTTAAGCTCAAAAAGCTGAAAAAATAACAAAGCTTGACAAACCTATCAAATAATGTACAATATGACGAAACTCTGAAAATCGGAAAGGAGTCTGAACATGGGATCGGTGATTAGTCTGGCTGAGTTTCGCGCCAGGAAGGAACCTCAACAACCCGAACGCGAGTTCGGAATCGACGGCCCGATCACGCAAGAAATGCCCGTGATCAGCGAGGCGGATCACTCGCATCGTCAAGCAACGGCCGCGGCCTTTGCGCAAGAACTGCCGGCAGTGCGCCTGACGCCCACGCTGGAAGGCGACGGTCAGGTGGTGATCCAGCCGAAACCGGGACATTCCCGAATGACGGAAACAGTGACGGCCGCGACCTCAACGCCGACGTTCGAGCTCATCGACCGCCAAAGCGGCGAGGCGGAAAGAATCGCAGCGCGACGACAACAAACTCGCGCCGAGCTGGTGGAAGTCACCTCCAAGGTTCGGCCGATCAAACCGAGAGATGACGGGGAAGTTGCGACAACACCGCCGTTTCAAAGCTACAACCCCCACATGTGGGAGTTGCTGGAACACTGGGCCATGGAACCGGTGTTTCCGGTGGTGGACGTGACACGGATCGTGGAATCCGTGGCTCCGTATTACCTCAAGATTACGATGAGCGCCGAGCGGATGCTTCTTCTTGGCAAAACGCTCGAGGACGAGAAGGCTACGGAGCGCCTGCTGGCGAAAGAACGCGCTTTCTGGCAGGCTCTTTCGCCGAAGCAAGAACAGCCGTGGAAAGACCTCTACATCAAGGGCTTTCACCCCCTGTGCGCTTCGGAAGCGGACTACTCCAAAAACGTCGTCTTCGGCGTTTTGGTCCTGCTGTCCGTGTTTCGGCAAAACTACCCTCCGCCGCTCAAGCGACGGATCGCGGCCGGACTGAAGCGCTGGTGGCAACGCCGCGTCATTCGCTGGCGTGGCTACTGGCAAAAGCGACGACATATTTAAAAGCATCAAGCGACACCAACGCTCGATGCTTTTTCAATTTAAAATCTAATTTGGAAATTACATGTCAGGGCCTTTATCTCTAAAACCAAAGCCGCTTTTGAAGGTGCTCCATAAACCTTGTTTGAATGACTCGACTTTTTCCCGATCTTCAGGAGGCAAATCTTCCAAATGAGTCTGGGAAGAATAGCCAAAACCTTTAACAAACGTTTCCCATAACGCTTCTTGCGACTTTTCGAGCGCTACCTTGATTTCAGGATCGGAAGCCGCTTCCCCGGCCAAACGCGCTTGCATGGCCTCAAATTTTTTTAATTCTTCTTGTCCTTTTTGAAGCTCCTTATTGAGATCAATTTTCTCCTCCGGCATGGGAGTCGCTGTTTCAAATGACATAAATTTTTTATTTATGAATTAAGTACAAATATCTTATCAAACATAAAATCTAAAAACAAATCACTTTTTCACAGCAACCTCTTTTTTGACTCGCTCGATAAAATCTTCCATGGCCATTTCAAACGTCTTTTTCTCCCCTCTTTGCCTGATATTCAATTTGCCGCTTTCAAGCTCTTTATCTCCAAAAACCAACATATACTGAACTTTTTCCATTTCAGCCTTTCTGATTTTATTGCCCACGGTCTCGTCGGTCGTATCCACGGCCGCGCGAATGCCTTCAGCGGAAAACTGCGAGGCCAACTCTTTTACTTTATCAAAATGCTTTTCGCTCACGGCAATCACTTTGACTTGAACCGGAGCCAGCCAGAGCGGGAACGCGCCCGCGTAATGCTCGATTAAAATTCCGATGAAACGCTCGAGCGAGCCGTAAGCCGTGCGATGAATCATAACTGGTTGTCTTTTTTGCCCATCATCTTCGATGTAGGAAATATCAAACAATTCCGGCATGGAAAAATCCAGCTGAATGGTGCCGCACTGCCAATTTCTCCCCAGCGAATCGGTCAAATGATAATCGATTTTGGGACCGTAAAAAGCGCCGTCGCCTTCGTTTAACGTGTAATCCATTTTCGTTTCCTCCAGCACTTCTTTGATCAATCGCTGGCTGTTTTCCCACATTTCGTCAGTGCCCGTAGATTTTTCCGGCCGGGTGGAGAACTCCACGCGATATTTGAAGCCAAAAGTCTTGTAAACTTCATCGATCAAACTCATCACACCTTTGATTTCATCTTTCACTTGATTTGGCCGGCAATAAATATGCGCGTCATCTTGATGAAACGCTCTGACGCGAAAAAGTCCGTTTAAAACTCCGGACAATTCATGGCGATGAACCAGCCCGACTTCGGCATAGCGAAGCGGCAATTCGCGATATGAATGCATGTTCGAATTAAAAACTAAAATTCCGCCCGGACAATTCATGGGCTTGATGGCGTATTTTTCCCCGTCGATTTCCGTAAAATACATGTTTTCTTTGTAATGATCCCAATGGCCGGACTGATGCCAGAGTTTTTCTTTCAAAATTATCGGCGTTTTTATTTCCTCATAACCCCATTTTCGGTGAAGCTCATACCAGTAATCGAGCAAATTATGCCATAAAATCATGCCCTTTGGATGCCAAAAAGCGAAACCCGGACCTTCTTCGTGAAAGCTGATCAAATCAAGCTCTCTGCCCAATTTTTTATGATCGCGCTTTTCCGCTTCTTCTCTCATCTTCAAATATTCATCAAGCTGTTTTTGCTTCTCAAAAGCCAGCCCGTAAATTCTTTGCAGCATTTTGTTTTTCTCCGAGCCGCGCCAATAAGCGCCCGCCACTTTGTCCAGCTTGAACGCGCCGGATTTACCAGTTGATTTGAGATGCGGGCCGGAACACATATCAACATATTTTACATTGCCGTCTCGATCGACGTTTTGGTAAAAACTCAATTTGGTCTCGCCATTTTCTTTCAATTCCTTGGCCAGTTCCAATTTGTAAATATCTCCGGCTTGCTCGAATTCTTTAATCGCCTCGTCAATGTCTTTTTCCGATCGCTCGAATTTCTGATCTTCCTTAATGATTTCGTTCATCTTCTCTTCGATTTTCGGCAAATCTTCCGGCGTGAATGAATGTTTCGCGTCTAAATCATAATAAAAACCGTTGTCAATCGACGGACCGATGGCCAATTTCGTTCCCGGATATAACGCCAGCACGGCCTGGGCCATGATATGAGACATAGAGTGACGCATGGCTTCCGATTTTGAATCGTTCATATTGGATTAAAGTTGAAAGTTGCCGGATTAAAGTATTTAACTTTAATTTTTCAACCTACAACTTATTATTTTATTTAAACAAAAAACCCAAGTCAAAAATGCTTGGGACCCCGAGCGAGTGAACTCGCAGAGAGCGAGTCGAGGGGCGGTTCCACCCAATTTTCGTCCATTGCGGACGACTCTTCATTTCGCCGCCGACCGCTTAGTCAAAGTCTTTCGAATCTTCGATTCCCCGAAAGGAAGGCCTATTGGTAATCGGCCCAATCGCTTTTGGCGAGCATTGATATTGTATATAATCACGAAAAAAGATGCAAGTCTCCGCGGCTTATTCAACAATTTCAATTATAACATGATCCTCGAAACTCGGAATATGCCTCACCCAAAAAGGAGACAAGGCAACCTCCGCGGAAGCGATCTCCGGCAGAGCGTTCAAATACAATTCCGCTCCTTTTTCCGTTAAACCCATCAAAGTCTCTTTATCCAAAATCTGACTTTTTTCATCCAATTTATATCTGCCCTCTGCGTGAATCATGACGGTCACCGTTTCATTTTCAAGATCAAAAGATTCAATCGTATAGTCAAAATTATCCAAATCAACTCCGCTTAATGAGAAACCCTCGGCCGCTTGACCCAAAAGCTGTTCTCCGGCGATCGGATAAAGCCCTTGGCGATCGAACATCACCACCGTTACTTTAACTTTTGTTTTGACCGTGAATTTATCGGTTATATCATCGACCTTGGCGCCGACTTCCTCTTCCAAAATTTCCTTGTCAACCACTAAAATCGCGCCGTCTTTGCCATCAACGAAATCGGCTGAAACCTGATCCTCTATTTCTTTAAGCAATTCTTCCTTGGCTCGATCAATGTCTTTTTGCTGAACGAAACCCACTTCCTGAGCCGAATTAAGAAAAGTCGTGGAACTTTCCCCATAAATTTGATCCTGCAATCCTTCCCAAAGGCCGGGAATGGTGAATTTGGTCGGCTTTATTTCTTTAAATGAATTCGGATCGTCCGCATACACCTTGGCATTGACGCTGCCGCCGGCCGGCACGGTCACGCTGTTTTTTAATCTGAGCAAAATGCCGTCGGATGTTTTCAATCGAGTGGTGGCCACGAGCGGCTGGTCTTTGGAATATTCATTGATTAATTTAATACTGCCGATAATGTCGTTTTCCACTTTTCTCTTGCCGGTGGGGCTGAATTCTTTTTCTTTTTCAATAATCACGTCATTTAATTTTCCTTCTATCGACAAGGCTGACTGGCTGTCCGCTCCGGCCATGATATTGACCGGAAAATCGACTTTCATGGTTTGTTTTTCAGGCGTGATTTTAATCACCGCTTTATTGAAAACAATTAAAACGACAAATAATATTAAAATGGCGCAAGCGATCAAAAAAACGAAAATCAATTTGCGATAGATGTGAGATAAACGCACTTTATACAAAACCATAAAATATCCATTTAAATTTTGGCCTGTTTTAATTATAACACAAATTTTAATAATGCGCTGTGGATAGGCGCGTCCGCGCTGTTTTTAAAATATAAAAGCCGCCCTTTCAAATCATTTCGAAAAAAGCGGCTTTTACGTAGACGAATAATCGTCCGAGTTCACGGAAATTTGAGACATATATCAGTTCTCAATAGCGGCGGCTTTTTTTTCTTCAAGCCTCGACCGCCTTTTATTGTCCATCATCTTAAAAACAAACGTGCTGATCATGGTGCCGATGGCGCAACCGATGGCATAAGCCAAGACAATCTGCCAATTTTTGATGTCCGACATTACCTGTTGCAAAACATAGTACCAGATGAACACATTGATGACGGTAACTATTCCGCTGACTAACACTTTGGCTTCGGTGACTGTTTTCGTCCAGGCTGAAATAATCAGCATTTCCACCAAGCCAATAAAAAATAGTGTCATAAGCGTAGCCAACTTAATTGTAAAATGAGCAAAAGCGACCTTTGATTCTTTTTAAAGTTTTTCAGAGCCTTGCTCGAAACTCTGAAATTGCTTGGAAAAGAAGCAAAAAACGCCGTTAAGCGTTTTGCCACAATATTGTACAAAAATTTCCAAAAATTGTCAAGCTTAAAAAATACGTTTTTTTGCAAAAAAACGGCAGCGACTCTGAGAGCGCTGCCAAAAGAGGACGTTGAGGATGACGGCGGATATTAGAATCCGCCGTTCGCGAGGTCGAACCCATCCTTTTTCAAACGGTCTTTCATGAAAAAGCTACGATTCTTCATTGGATTTACGCCATGTTTTATTTAATTTTAGACAAAAAAATACGAGCATTAACCCGTAAAAACACACCTAAATCCGCCGATTTATCAAACTTTAAATCAATCCGATCAATGCCGAATATTTTTCATCGAATTCTTCGGATTTGGCGATTTTAAAATTCGTCCTGATCATCTTCTCCCCTATTTTCAAAACCACGATTTCCTCTCCCGGATATTCGAGAAAAAGCTTCTTAACCGCGGTCGCTTGCTCTTTGGTCGCTCCTTTGGGATAGGCCAAAACAACCTGAGGTATTTTATTGTTCGGGGAATTGTCCGTATCCTTTTTTTTGTAATACTTGCCTCTATCCGGCTCGGCGATCGGCTTGGTTTTCAGATTTTCCGCCAGCATCAATTTGTTTTGTTCATTGATTTCAAAGACTTGATTGACCAGCACTTTGGGATCTCCGTCTTTTATCGAAAAACTTCCCTCAACCACCAAAATCTTTTCTTCCTGCCACAGGCTCATGGTCTCTTGATAAATCTTGGGAAAAACCAACAGCTCAACGCCGGTGATGGCGTCTTCAATTTTCACGAAAAGCATGGGATCGCCCTTTTTCGTCAAAATCTTTTTTATGCCGGTGACCACGCCGGCCACTCTCACTTTTTGCCCTTCTTCTTTCAATTGCTTGGCCTCGATCAATTTGGTGATGACCGGCGCCAGTTCATTTTCAAACATTTTGAATGGATGCTCGCTGACGTACAGACCCAAAAATTCACGCTCCCATGACAATATTTGTTCCTTGCTGGTTTTGGTGATCTCATCTCTCAGCCTCAGAGTCGGGCCGGCCGAGGAGAACAAGCTGACTTGGTTTGATTGACTGTCTTTTTCCGTCTCTTTCAAAAAGAAAAGCATTTTATCGATATTGTCATTCAAATAATTGCGATCGCCGAACCGATCCAGCGCGCCGCTCTTGATCAAGCCTTCAATCGATTTTTTATTCAATACTCTGTTTTCCAAACGAAGCAAAAAATCTTCCAATCGTTGATATTGACCGTTGGCTTTTCTTTCCGCGATAATCGCTTTGGAAACATTGTCTCCCACATTGCGGATGGCCGACAAACCGAATCTTATTTTCGGAGACTCGGTGCTCAAGCTTTCTTTGACCACGGCGAACCTGCCGAAAGACTCATTGACGTCCGGCGGCAATATCTCAATGCCCAGCTGACTGCACTCATCGATTTCAATGGCCACTCTTTCCATGTTGTCGAGATCGGAGGTTAAAAGCGACGCCATGAATTCAGCCGGATAATTGGCTTTCAAATAAGCGGTGCGGTATGAAATCATCGCGTAGCAAGCGGCGTGACTTTTATTGAAGCAATATTGAGCGAACGCTTCCCACGTCTTCCAGACCTCCTCGGCCGCTCTTTTATCGATTTTATTTTTTTGACAGCCAACAATGAATTCGTCTTTCATTTTCGCCATCAAATCCGCCTTTTTTTTGCCGATGGCTTTTCGCAAAGTATCGGCTTGGCCACCGGTAAAGCCGGCCATGTCTTTGGACAAAGCCATGACTTGCTCTTGATACACCGTGACGCCGTACGTTTCAGCCAAAGCTCTCTCCATGCTCGGATGAAGATAAGTTATTTTCTCTCCGCCGCTTTTTCTTTTAATGAAAGTATCGATAAATTGCATGGGACCGGGCCGGTACAAAGCGACCATGGCGATGATATCTTCGAATCGCTCTGGCGAGAGCTGTCTCAAATATCGCTTCATGCCGCCGGATTCGAATTGAAACACGCCCGTGGTTTTGCCTTCTTGAAACAACCGGTAGGTTTTTTCATCGTCCAGCGGAATTTCATCTTGCGGCAAACTTATTTTATGCACGGCTTCGATTATTTCAATGGCCTGCTCGATGATCGTCAAATTTTTCAAACCCAAAAAATCCATTTTCAACAGCCCCAAGTCTTCGATCGGATGCAAAGAATATTGAGAAACAATGGCCTCATCCCCGCTGGTCGAATACTGGCACGGCACAAAATTATCCAGCGGCATGGGCGCGATCACCACGCCGCAAGCGTGAGTGGAGGCGTGTCTGGCCACGCCTTCCAGTTTTTTCGCGAAATCAAGCAGACGCTTGGCGTCCGAGTTCGAGGAGTACATATCACGCACTTCGGCCACGTTGTTTATGGCTTCATCAAGATCAATACTCATGGGAATCAATTTGGAAATCTGGTCGCAAAAAGAATAAGGCAAATCAAGCACTCTGCCCACGTCCCTGACCGCGGCTCTGGCTGCCATGGTGCCGAAAGTGATGATTTGAGCCACGTGATCCTTGCCGTATTTTTCTTCCGTGTATTTCAAAACTTCGTCGCGACGTTTATCCGCGAAATCAGTATCAATATCAGGCATGGAGATTCTGTCCGGATTTAAAAATCGCTCGAACAAAAGATCATAAGCGATCGGATCAATATCCGTAATCTTGGTCAAATAAGCGACAATGCTGCCGGCCGCCGAGCCTCTGCCCGGCCCCACGGCAATGCCGCTTTTTTTCGCCCAATTGATAAAATCCTGCACGATCAAAAAATAAGCGGAAAATCCCATTTTTTCAATGGTCTCCAATTCAAAATCCAGCCGCGTCGAAATTTCCTTTTGTTCTTTTGTCTCCGCATTTTTAAGTTCAAAACCGTATCTTGCTTGAAAATTCTCTTCGCAAAGTTCCCGCAAATAGCCGGCGGCCGTTTTATCGGCCGGCAGGTCAAACGACGGCAAGAGCGTGCGGTTCAATTCAATTTCCAAATTGCACATCTCGACCACTTTGTTCGTATTTTCAATCACTTCGGGATTGCCGCGAAAAAAATCGGCCATTTGCGCGGTGGTGAAAAAAGAAAAATCTTCGCCCAGCATGCTCATTCTATTGGTATCCGCGATTTTCTTTTTTGTCTGCAAACAAATCAGAATGTCATGGGCTTCCGCGTCTTCGGTGTTCAAATAATGAATGTCATTGGTGGCCACGATCGGCACCTCGTGTTTTTTCCCCAATTCGAATATCTTGGCGTTAACTTTTTTTTGGTCCGGAATATTGGGGTGATGCTGAACCTCGAGAAAATATCTGTCCCCGAAAAGCTCTTTGTATTTCAAAATAACTTCTTCCGCTTTTTTTTCGTCATTTCTCAAAATAGCTTCGGGCAATTCTCCTTGCAGGCAGGCTGATAAACACACAATGCCGTCCGCGTGTTTTTTCAAAAGCTCCCAGTCTATTCTGGGTTTGTAATAAAAACCTTCGAGATGCGCGATGGTGGTCAATTTGATCAAATTTCTGTAACCGATATCGTTTTGCGCCAGCAAAATAACGTGGTATCTTTTCGCGGCCAGTCCTTGAGATTTATCGGATAAAGACGTCGCGGCCAAATACGCTTCCACGCCAATGATCGGCTTAATGCCCTGGGCTTTGCATTTTTGATAAAACTCAATCACGCCGTACATGGAACCATGATCGGTCAGCGCCAAAGCTTCCATACCGTCCGCCTTGGCCTTGGCGACCAGGTCGTCGATTTTGGCCAAGCCGTCGAGCAGGCTGTAATGGCTGTGGACGTGGAGATGATTAAATTTCATACTTTTTGAATTTACGAGATTACAGATAAACATACAAGATTATACAGATTGGAGATTGGTTAATCTCGTATAATCTGTAAACAAATCTGTAATCTCGTATATTCAATGTCCCGTCCATTTTACCAAAGAATCCCGATAGACTCAAATTAAAAAAACCGGCGCAAAACCCGGCCGATTTTTTGAAAATTAAAATTCATTTTAAGCCACCTCGGAAATTTCCATCTCCGGCGCCAAGTTATAACTGGCCGCGCTGACCGGGCCGGGCTTGCCTTCGAGCTGAAGCAACGCGGTGGGCGTGATATTCCTCACTTCCATCACCTTTCCTTCGGGCCCGACCACCAAGGAACCGACTTTGATGCCGGATTGTTCAATGCGCCACCAACCATCGTAAACATCTCTTTCCCCGCGTCGCCTGACGCCAAAGCCTTGGAGCGGTTTGTAATCTTGCTCTCTCATCGCTTCTTGATATCTCAAATATGCTTCTTTTTTCTTCCAATTTTCCAAAGTTAATTTAGCCTGACTTTGCAAATTAATGGCCGCGTCTTTGACCTGCTCTTTGATCTTTTCGATTCTATTATTGGTTTCCGCCAGCCAATCAGCCTTGACCTTTTCGGTGACCAATTCCAGATAACTTTCGGGCAATTCGGAAACGGTCAACTCATCAAAGTATCCCTCCAATGTTTTCGGTTGTTCAGCGCTGAATTTTTCCATAAATTTTATTTAAAACTAATATTAAACATTTTATCGGTCAATAAATTCCCGGAAAATTGAAGATCATTGCCGCTCGCGACCATGCCTTCGGAATATGACATCGCGGATTTGGAAAAGTTCAAATCAAGCTTCAACCCCGCCAAATCAAGTCCCGGCTGTTTTTGAACGACAAGATTATAAACGCCGCTATTTATTTGATTGCCAATCGTAGCCGGCAACTTATAAGTGATTTCCAGAGTTCTGGTTTCCTTGGGTTCGACAATGAAAAAATGCCCAAAAACTTGTTTGCCCAGTTCCTCAAAAATATCAACATCTTTTGATTCGACCAAATTCCCGTTTTCTCGATAACTGATCAACTGACTGCCTTTGGGAACATAAACCCTGTTGTAAGTGCGGTAGCGCGTGGTTTTCCATGAAAATTCGCCGGAATTGGCATAAACCATTTTTAATTTGGCGGTCAAACCGTTTTCGGTTTCTTTAACTTCATATTCCAAATTTCTGGACATGACCAAATCCGTTTTCAAAGCGGCCAAATTAGCGTCAACCACGGCCAGATAATCACCGTCGCTTCGATTGACTTCCGCCGTCCAGCCGAGATCGGTCATCCGAGTTTGCAACGATTTGTTTTTCGAATAAATCATCAAATGCTTTTCTTTGAAATTTTCGCTGATAATGCCATATAAACGAGACCACTGATTTTGCGGCAAGGTGAACAGCCGGTGTTGCAACTCCTTGGCCAAATCGCCGATAATGTCTTTTCTGCCCTCCGTGCTTATGCCTTGATGCAAATAACCTTTTTCAACTTGATATTGCAATTGATCCGTAAAATTATCAGCTGTGAAAGTAAATTCTCCCACTTCAATCGGTCCGACCAGCGACAGCAAATCTTCAATGAATGTTTGCGTCATGCCGATAACCCCGTTAATATTTTTCTCCGTACCGTTTTCCAGATGATAAAACCACTCCACTTTTTCCGCGGATGTCGGAAAATCATGCCACCAATTGGAATCTCGCATAAACCAAAATTCCTGCGACAGAAAAAGACCTATCGGCGCCGGCGGTTTTATTTTTAAATATTCCTTGGAAGGATAATCCAAATTATAAATATTGTCCGTAAACACGCTGATCAGCTCCGCGTCTTTGACTTTGACAATGCCGTATGTCCCGATAAATCCTCCGCCAGGCCGCAATTCATCATTATTTTCCAACAGCAACAAATAATTAGCTTGATCCGGATATCCGAGCAGCGGAGGCAAAACTTGTCCGTAAACGATGGCTTTTTGAGCCAGAGAGTCAAGCAATGGCAAATTATCGGAAATCGGCTGAGCCGCCTTGACGAGCAAAGGAAAAAGCGGCCTGGATTGAAATTCGTTCAGCTTTTGAGTGGATTGCGCCAAGTTGTCGCTGATTTTTTCGAGCTCCGGCCCGGCATTGACCAAGGTCATCAAAATCTCTCTTTTCTTTTCCGAAGATAAATTTTGCAGCGAAACATCGGTGGCTCCGGTGACATCAATGAATTTTTCGCCGAGCTTATTGATGTCTATCAGGGAATCGGAAATTTGTTCGCCTATTATCAACAAATCATTGACGCCCAAAAACTGTTGATTAACATATCCAATCTTGGTGTAAAAGCTGGTTAACATCGGCTCGATTTCCTGCCTGGCCGAAGAAAACCTTGATTTCGCTTCATTGAGCGGCTGCTCGGCCTCGTTGAACTTTTGATTCAATAAATAATTTTGAGCCAATTTCAAATTTTCCACGGCCGCGTGAGTATCCAAATAAACCGCTTTGATAACGCTCAAATACGGCAAAAACAAAAGTCCGATCGCCACCAAGGCGATTATGACTCCGGCCAAAGAAACGATCAGCGCCGTGGGCAAGACCCTAAAAACGGCGACAAAAAACTTGCCGATTCTGCCCGGAGTTTTCGAAACTTTTGGCTCCGGCATTTTCAGATGAACGGTCCGGGTTTCGAGCTTTT
The genomic region above belongs to Candidatus Bipolaricaulota bacterium and contains:
- a CDS encoding DUF4012 domain-containing protein, coding for MLEHFKNYADDNPKQDIETEKLETRTVHLKMPEPKVSKTPGRIGKFFVAVFRVLPTALIVSLAGVIIALVAIGLLFLPYLSVIKAVYLDTHAAVENLKLAQNYLLNQKFNEAEQPLNEAKSRFSSARQEIEPMLTSFYTKIGYVNQQFLGVNDLLIIGEQISDSLIDINKLGEKFIDVTGATDVSLQNLSSEKKREILMTLVNAGPELEKISDNLAQSTQKLNEFQSRPLFPLLVKAAQPISDNLPLLDSLAQKAIVYGQVLPPLLGYPDQANYLLLLENNDELRPGGGFIGTYGIVKVKDAELISVFTDNIYNLDYPSKEYLKIKPPAPIGLFLSQEFWFMRDSNWWHDFPTSAEKVEWFYHLENGTEKNINGVIGMTQTFIEDLLSLVGPIEVGEFTFTADNFTDQLQYQVEKGYLHQGISTEGRKDIIGDLAKELQHRLFTLPQNQWSRLYGIISENFKEKHLMIYSKNKSLQTRMTDLGWTAEVNRSDGDYLAVVDANLAALKTDLVMSRNLEYEVKETENGLTAKLKMVYANSGEFSWKTTRYRTYNRVYVPKGSQLISYRENGNLVESKDVDIFEELGKQVFGHFFIVEPKETRTLEITYKLPATIGNQINSGVYNLVVQKQPGLDLAGLKLDLNFSKSAMSYSEGMVASGNDLQFSGNLLTDKMFNISFK
- a CDS encoding DUF5698 domain-containing protein, whose amino-acid sequence is MTLFFIGLVEMLIISAWTKTVTEAKVLVSGIVTVINVFIWYYVLQQVMSDIKNWQIVLAYAIGCAIGTMISTFVFKMMDNKRRSRLEEKKAAAIEN
- a CDS encoding DNA polymerase III subunit alpha, coding for MKFNHLHVHSHYSLLDGLAKIDDLVAKAKADGMEALALTDHGSMYGVIEFYQKCKAQGIKPIIGVEAYLAATSLSDKSQGLAAKRYHVILLAQNDIGYRNLIKLTTIAHLEGFYYKPRIDWELLKKHADGIVCLSACLQGELPEAILRNDEKKAEEVILKYKELFGDRYFLEVQHHPNIPDQKKVNAKIFELGKKHEVPIVATNDIHYLNTEDAEAHDILICLQTKKKIADTNRMSMLGEDFSFFTTAQMADFFRGNPEVIENTNKVVEMCNLEIELNRTLLPSFDLPADKTAAGYLRELCEENFQARYGFELKNAETKEQKEISTRLDFELETIEKMGFSAYFLIVQDFINWAKKSGIAVGPGRGSAAGSIVAYLTKITDIDPIAYDLLFERFLNPDRISMPDIDTDFADKRRDEVLKYTEEKYGKDHVAQIITFGTMAARAAVRDVGRVLDLPYSFCDQISKLIPMSIDLDEAINNVAEVRDMYSSNSDAKRLLDFAKKLEGVARHASTHACGVVIAPMPLDNFVPCQYSTSGDEAIVSQYSLHPIEDLGLLKMDFLGLKNLTIIEQAIEIIEAVHKISLPQDEIPLDDEKTYRLFQEGKTTGVFQFESGGMKRYLRQLSPERFEDIIAMVALYRPGPMQFIDTFIKRKSGGEKITYLHPSMERALAETYGVTVYQEQVMALSKDMAGFTGGQADTLRKAIGKKKADLMAKMKDEFIVGCQKNKIDKRAAEEVWKTWEAFAQYCFNKSHAACYAMISYRTAYLKANYPAEFMASLLTSDLDNMERVAIEIDECSQLGIEILPPDVNESFGRFAVVKESLSTESPKIRFGLSAIRNVGDNVSKAIIAERKANGQYQRLEDFLLRLENRVLNKKSIEGLIKSGALDRFGDRNYLNDNIDKMLFFLKETEKDSQSNQVSLFSSAGPTLRLRDEITKTSKEQILSWEREFLGLYVSEHPFKMFENELAPVITKLIEAKQLKEEGQKVRVAGVVTGIKKILTKKGDPMLFVKIEDAITGVELLVFPKIYQETMSLWQEEKILVVEGSFSIKDGDPKVLVNQVFEINEQNKLMLAENLKTKPIAEPDRGKYYKKKDTDNSPNNKIPQVVLAYPKGATKEQATAVKKLFLEYPGEEIVVLKIGEKMIRTNFKIAKSEEFDEKYSALIGLI